Proteins encoded within one genomic window of Empedobacter falsenii:
- a CDS encoding TIGR03915 family putative DNA repair protein, which yields MEIYVFDNSFEGFLTLIFDYYVRKPKQIKVVSERDFLPSMFDEVYTVITDEAKAKRVHKKLKDKLNKTSYKAVQAVFLSEEPKAYEKLFYYCCLIINETAAVQLNYGNDYVFYVMKMYRSVHREKHHHEAFIRFEKINQDLFFAKTDPKYNVLPLIINHFRKRYADQNWIIYDTIRKYGIYYEKSFGNIQQIQLNFTPKSSTTPTEYIDVNENLYQELWKSYFNSTTIEARKNSKLQIQMMPKRFWKHLTEYN from the coding sequence GTGGAAATTTATGTTTTTGATAATAGTTTTGAAGGTTTTTTAACGCTGATTTTTGATTATTATGTTAGAAAACCGAAGCAAATAAAAGTAGTTTCTGAAAGAGATTTTTTACCGTCGATGTTTGATGAAGTTTATACTGTGATTACAGATGAAGCAAAAGCAAAAAGAGTACATAAAAAACTAAAAGACAAACTAAATAAAACCAGTTACAAAGCTGTACAAGCTGTTTTCTTGTCAGAAGAACCTAAAGCTTATGAAAAGCTGTTTTATTATTGTTGTTTAATTATAAATGAAACAGCTGCAGTTCAATTAAATTATGGAAATGATTATGTTTTTTATGTCATGAAAATGTATCGATCAGTTCATAGAGAAAAGCATCATCATGAAGCATTTATCCGTTTTGAAAAGATTAATCAAGATTTATTTTTTGCGAAAACTGATCCAAAATATAATGTTTTACCTTTAATTATTAATCATTTCAGAAAAAGATATGCTGACCAGAATTGGATTATTTACGATACGATTCGAAAATATGGAATTTATTATGAAAAATCTTTTGGAAATATTCAACAAATACAATTAAATTTTACACCAAAATCTTCAACTACTCCAACTGAATACATTGATGTAAATGAGAATTTGTACCAAGAATTATGGAAATCTTATTTTAATTCGACAACAATCGAAGCAAGAAAAAATTCGAAGTTACAAATCCAAATGATGCCTAAACGTTTTTGGAAACACTTAACAGAATATAACTAA
- a CDS encoding putative DNA modification/repair radical SAM protein, whose amino-acid sequence MNFDRINEKLSILADAAKYDVSCSSSGSKRQNQNKGLGNASMSGICHSFTEDGRCVSLLKILLTNHCIYDCAFCVSRKSNDVKRAAFTVQEVVDLTINFYRRNYIEGLFLSSGIFKNTDFTMERLLLIAKKLRLEENFNGYIHLKTIPGASDELLKEAGLYADRMSINLEMPTEEGLKLVAPEKSHEDVKKPLGFIHQQRVEFNAERKLIKSTPTFVPAGQSTQMVIGATPENDMQIMYTANQYYNDFQLKRVYYSGFIPINHNDNMFPSIGTQPPLLRENRLYQTDWLMRFYQFDVTEILNQQNPHLDTDIDPKLSYALRNLHLYPIDINTADYHLILRIPGIGVQSAKKIVTARKFGKIYSYQLKHLGIAYNRAKFFMTCADDQFQQKDLLGSQIKNRILSFSKSKYLKNQPNQLNLFD is encoded by the coding sequence ATGAATTTTGATCGAATTAATGAAAAGTTGAGCATCTTAGCAGATGCAGCGAAGTATGATGTTTCGTGTTCATCGAGCGGAAGTAAAAGACAAAACCAAAACAAAGGCTTAGGAAATGCATCTATGTCGGGGATTTGCCATTCGTTTACAGAAGATGGTCGATGCGTTTCTTTACTCAAAATTCTATTAACGAATCATTGTATTTATGATTGTGCTTTTTGCGTTTCTCGAAAAAGTAATGATGTAAAACGTGCTGCTTTTACAGTGCAAGAAGTGGTTGATTTAACGATTAATTTTTATCGTCGAAATTATATTGAAGGTTTATTCTTAAGTTCTGGAATTTTCAAAAATACTGATTTCACGATGGAACGCTTGCTTTTGATTGCGAAAAAGTTACGTCTTGAAGAGAATTTTAATGGATATATTCATCTCAAAACGATTCCTGGAGCGAGTGATGAATTATTGAAAGAAGCTGGTTTATATGCTGATCGAATGTCCATAAATCTCGAAATGCCAACAGAAGAAGGACTTAAATTAGTTGCACCAGAAAAATCACACGAAGATGTAAAAAAACCTTTAGGATTTATTCATCAACAACGAGTTGAGTTTAATGCTGAACGAAAATTAATCAAATCTACTCCAACCTTTGTTCCTGCTGGGCAATCTACACAAATGGTAATTGGTGCAACGCCCGAAAATGATATGCAAATTATGTATACAGCAAATCAATATTACAATGATTTCCAGTTGAAACGTGTATATTATTCAGGTTTTATTCCAATCAATCACAATGATAATATGTTTCCGTCTATCGGAACTCAACCACCTTTGTTACGAGAGAATAGACTGTATCAAACAGATTGGTTAATGCGTTTTTATCAATTTGATGTTACGGAGATTCTTAATCAACAAAATCCTCATTTGGATACTGATATCGATCCAAAATTGAGCTATGCTTTACGAAATTTACATCTTTATCCGATTGATATTAATACAGCCGATTATCATTTAATTCTACGAATTCCGGGAATTGGTGTTCAATCTGCGAAGAAAATTGTTACAGCTCGAAAATTTGGAAAAATCTATTCTTATCAATTAAAACATCTTGGAATTGCTTACAATAGAGCAAAATTTTTCATGACGTGTGCAGATGATCAATTTCAACAAAAAGATTTGCTTGGTTCGCAAATTAAAAATAGAATTTTGAGTTTTAGTAAAAGTAAATATCTTAAAAATCAGCCAAATCAATTAAATCTTTTTGACTAG
- a CDS encoding alpha/beta fold hydrolase: MLAYTTYNHPTSTEWVTFVHGAGGSSTIWFKQLREFRKHFNVLLMDLRGHGRSKKNLKALFEKRYTFKSVSKDVIDVLDHLNIDKTHFVGMSLGTIVIRQLAEDYSERFKSMVMGGAIMKINFQCQFLINVGNTFKHMLPYLILYRIFAFAIMPKNTHKESRLLFINEAKKLYQKEFLKWFKLTADVNPLLKWFRKVELNIPTLYVMGAEDHMFLPSIQELTKAHTKHSELIVIEDCGHVVNVDQPQIFNDKVIEYIHRIK; encoded by the coding sequence TTGTTAGCATACACTACATATAATCATCCAACGAGTACAGAATGGGTTACTTTTGTTCATGGAGCAGGAGGAAGTTCTACGATTTGGTTCAAACAATTGCGTGAATTTCGCAAACATTTTAATGTTTTGTTAATGGATTTGAGAGGACACGGACGTTCTAAGAAAAACTTGAAAGCGCTTTTCGAAAAACGTTATACTTTCAAATCGGTTTCAAAAGATGTCATTGATGTTTTAGATCATTTAAATATTGATAAAACGCATTTTGTTGGGATGTCTTTGGGAACGATTGTAATTCGACAATTGGCAGAAGATTATTCGGAGCGATTCAAATCAATGGTGATGGGAGGTGCAATTATGAAAATTAATTTTCAATGTCAATTTTTGATTAATGTTGGAAATACTTTCAAACATATGTTGCCTTATTTGATCTTGTATCGAATTTTTGCTTTCGCTATAATGCCAAAAAATACGCACAAGGAATCAAGGTTATTATTTATCAATGAAGCGAAAAAATTGTATCAAAAAGAATTTTTGAAATGGTTTAAACTTACTGCGGATGTAAATCCATTGCTAAAATGGTTTCGAAAAGTTGAATTGAATATTCCGACTTTATATGTGATGGGAGCAGAAGATCATATGTTTTTGCCTTCGATTCAGGAATTAACAAAAGCACATACTAAACATTCAGAATTGATTGTTATCGAAGATTGTGGACATGTCGTGAATGTCGATCAACCACAAATTTTTAACGATAAAGTAATTGAATATATTCATCGAATTAAATAA
- the def gene encoding peptide deformylase, with protein sequence MIKTLTYSLLICSSALFAQSKNMKNIVYTPLTKTETTLIKEKNSYDPFRVLLTTSDADTKILKSTSIDIDPKDPLIKLLADRMYATVQDEASKGVGIAAPQIGINRNAVWVQRFDKEGEPFEFIINPKITWYSDIVRHGREGCLSIPDIFGKVFRSLVLRLEYYDLDGNFHDETVEGFTAVIFQHEYDHLTGTLFTDRMKEQEELNYVKAEVMNDVFYLKKTGSFIDDDDDED encoded by the coding sequence ATGATAAAAACATTAACCTATAGCTTATTGATTTGTTCTTCTGCATTATTTGCTCAATCAAAAAATATGAAAAACATTGTTTATACGCCATTAACAAAGACAGAAACGACATTAATAAAAGAAAAGAATTCCTATGATCCTTTTCGTGTTTTATTAACGACTTCGGATGCAGATACAAAAATCTTAAAATCAACTTCTATTGATATTGATCCAAAAGATCCGTTAATCAAATTATTGGCCGATCGTATGTATGCGACTGTACAAGACGAAGCAAGTAAAGGTGTTGGAATTGCAGCTCCACAAATTGGGATTAATCGCAACGCGGTTTGGGTACAACGTTTTGATAAAGAAGGTGAACCTTTTGAGTTTATTATCAATCCAAAAATTACTTGGTATTCGGACATTGTTCGTCACGGTCGCGAAGGTTGTTTGTCGATTCCTGATATTTTCGGAAAAGTGTTTAGAAGCTTGGTTCTTCGATTGGAGTATTATGATTTGGATGGAAATTTTCATGATGAAACGGTAGAAGGTTTTACAGCGGTTATTTTTCAGCACGAATACGATCATTTAACAGGAACGTTATTTACGGATCGAATGAAAGAGCAAGAAGAGCTAAATTATGTGAAAGCAGAAGTAATGAACGATGTTTTTTACTTGAAAAAGACTGGTTCTTTTATAGATGACGACGATGATGAAGATTAA
- a CDS encoding DoxX family protein, protein MSTKFKLLGNQPAFIDLSLLLVRLAAGGFMFTHGFGKLQKLINGNFEFGDPIGLGPEISLGLTVFAEILCAFLVLVGLFTRLAVIPLIITMLVAVFIVHADHDFGKKELGLFYLINYLVIFLSGAGKYSLDKLILKK, encoded by the coding sequence ATGAGCACAAAATTTAAACTTTTAGGTAATCAACCTGCATTTATCGATTTGTCATTGTTATTAGTACGTTTAGCTGCTGGTGGATTTATGTTTACACATGGATTCGGAAAATTGCAAAAATTAATCAATGGTAATTTTGAATTTGGTGATCCAATTGGACTTGGACCAGAAATATCTTTGGGTTTAACGGTTTTTGCAGAAATTCTTTGTGCTTTTTTAGTTTTGGTCGGATTATTTACTCGTTTAGCCGTTATTCCACTTATCATTACGATGTTAGTTGCTGTATTTATCGTGCATGCAGATCATGATTTTGGTAAAAAAGAATTGGGATTATTCTATTTAATCAATTATTTAGTTATATTTTTATCAGGCGCAGGAAAATATTCTTTAGACAAATTGATCCTTAAAAAATGA